From the Kallotenue papyrolyticum genome, the window GCGTGGATGTGGAGCGCGGCGAACTGACCTTTGAGGCGATCCGCCGCGACGACACGCCCGAGCGACGCACCTCGGCGGCGGCCTGACCCCTGTCCTGCTCGGCTGCGCCGCCGATCGCTGCACGGGGTCGGCGGCGCGCGGCGCGGCTTCCCCGGGGATGGCCCTGCCGCCGGTCGCCAAAACGGATAGACCGGCCTAGCCCTGAGTACTATATCCTGCCGCGGACTTTTCCCGTATCCTGACGCCCAGCACTGCCGATCGCGCAACGCGCGCTGACGCTCCTGGGTTGGAGGTAACGGATGAGCGCGACTATCCTGGTCGTCGATGACAGCAAGCTGGTCACCGATATCGTCAAAATGCGTCTCGAGATGCACGGCTATGAGGTCGAAGTCGCCCACAGCGGCGAGGATGGCCTGCGGCGCGTGCAGGATGTGCTGCCCGATCTGGTGGTTCTGGATGTCCAGATGCCGGGGATCGACGGCTACGAAGTCTGCCGGCGGTTGCGCTCCCAGCCGGCGCTGGAGGATTTGCCGATCATCATGCTCACCTCCATGGACGACCGGCACGCCGGCTTTGAAGCGGGCGTGGACGACTATCTCAACAAGGATCTCGATCTGCTCGACCTGCCCAACCGCGTCAGAGTGCTGCTCGGCGTGTAGCATGGATACCACGAGCATACGACGCGCACACATCTGCGCAGGCATGATCCTATGACCATACGCGTACTGGTCGTCGATGACTCGGCGCTGATGCGGCGCGCGCTGACGGCGCTGCTGGCCTCCGATCCCGAGATCGAGGTGGTGGGCACGGCGTCCGACGGTCGAGCGGCGATCGAGCAGGTGGCGGCACTACGGCCGGATGTGATCACCATGGATGTGCGTATGCCGATCATGGACGGCGCGCAAACAACCGAGCACATCATGGCCTACTATCCGACGCCGATCCTGGTGCTGACGGCGTCGCTGAGTCGCTTTGACGTCGATATCACCTTCAAAATGCTGGGTCTGGGCGCGCTGGATGTGATGGAAAAACCGCCGGGCGGCGATCCGGCCGGTCTCGAGCGCGCGCGGCTGGATCTGATCCGTCGCGTCAAAATGCTATCGCGCGTGCGCGTAGTGACCCATCTGCGCGGGCGGCGCCGCTCGGTGGCCGATTTGAACACCGCGGCAGGCCAACGCAACGCGCCGGTGGGCGGGCCGCGGCACCGCCGCGGATCGCGGCCGCTGGGCACGGGTAGCCTGCGTCGCGGCCACGGCTCGGCGCCCTTGCGCCCGCCCGAACCACTGCGCCGCAGCCATGGCGCGCGTCTGCTGACGCCCGCTGCGCCGCCGGCGCCGCGCACGGCGCTGGGTGGCGCCCGGCACGTGGTGGTGATCGGCGCGTCGACGGGCGGCCCCCGCGTGGTGCAACAGATTCTGCGCGAGCTGCCGCCGAGCTTTCCGGCAGCAGTGCTGGTGGTGCAACATATTGCCGACGGCTTTACCGCTGGCATGGTAGACTGGCTGGATGCCTGCTGCGCCCTGCCGGTCGCGCTGGCGAGCGCGGGTGATCTGGCGCTGCCGGGGCATGTCTATGTCGCGCCCGACAATCTGCATCTGCTGATCGACCGTGAAGGCGTGCTGGGGCTGTCGCCGCATCCGGCGTTGCTGCAACGCCCATCGGTAGATGTTACTATGGAGCGCGCCGCCGAGGCCTATGGCGCGCGCGTAATCGGGGTCTTACTCACAGGCATGGGCCGCGATGGTGCCATTGGCCTGGGGGCGATTCGGCGCGCCGGCGGCTACACGATTGCCCAGGACGGCGACTCATGCGTGGTGTTTGGCATGCCACGCGCGGCGATCGAAGTCGGCGCAGCCTGCGAGGTGTTGCGGCCCGAAGCGATCGCCGGGCGGCTGCAGATGTTGTTGCGCGATGCCATAGCGCGGGAGCGGCCCTGATGCGACCAACGCTGTCCACAGCTCAGTTTCATGCCCTGGCGCGGCGCATCGCCGACTACAGCGGCTTTCTGCTGGATGGCGGGCGCCATCGCTCGCTGGAGAGCGCACTCGCGGTGCGCATGGAAGCCTTGGGCATCGCGACGACCGCCGCCTACCTTCAACGCCTGGACGACGCCGAACTGCACCGCTTGACCGAGCTG encodes:
- a CDS encoding response regulator encodes the protein MSATILVVDDSKLVTDIVKMRLEMHGYEVEVAHSGEDGLRRVQDVLPDLVVLDVQMPGIDGYEVCRRLRSQPALEDLPIIMLTSMDDRHAGFEAGVDDYLNKDLDLLDLPNRVRVLLGV
- the cheB gene encoding chemotaxis-specific protein-glutamate methyltransferase CheB yields the protein MTIRVLVVDDSALMRRALTALLASDPEIEVVGTASDGRAAIEQVAALRPDVITMDVRMPIMDGAQTTEHIMAYYPTPILVLTASLSRFDVDITFKMLGLGALDVMEKPPGGDPAGLERARLDLIRRVKMLSRVRVVTHLRGRRRSVADLNTAAGQRNAPVGGPRHRRGSRPLGTGSLRRGHGSAPLRPPEPLRRSHGARLLTPAAPPAPRTALGGARHVVVIGASTGGPRVVQQILRELPPSFPAAVLVVQHIADGFTAGMVDWLDACCALPVALASAGDLALPGHVYVAPDNLHLLIDREGVLGLSPHPALLQRPSVDVTMERAAEAYGARVIGVLLTGMGRDGAIGLGAIRRAGGYTIAQDGDSCVVFGMPRAAIEVGAACEVLRPEAIAGRLQMLLRDAIARERP